In Candidatus Methylomirabilis sp., the following are encoded in one genomic region:
- a CDS encoding CFI-box-CTERM domain-containing protein, whose product MEHPHRTGLALGALIGLLLSGPAWAQTFFEITPAASSAQEQPAIAALPNLNQFLVVWQDFQAGTLFDISGQLVNGDGSLTGSKITISNAANDQLAPAVAYNSSTNQFLVVWQEQDPLAGTLLDISGQLVNADGTLSGTKITISNTDNDQTAPAVTYNSQTNQFLVVWQEQDPDAGTGLDIFGRLVNADGSLSTAEFTISNAAGDQTVPAVAYNSTANQFLVVWQTFQVGVSQGQDIAGRRVDAGGNLLGSSEIPISAAAGDQTVPAVAYNSTANQFLVVWQTFQAGTLSDISGRLVDANGTLSGTSEITISNATNNQTAPAVGHNATANQFLVVWEDLSAGGPFSDVFAQRVAADGNLSGGNFEIRSTDPSSDRVAPQLSFNVNANEFVVVWQDAQGGATTDIVGQVTAGGGTATPPSVVVTAPNGSQTLTVGFSFNITWTSSDPSGFIASQEIHLSTDGGLTFPTVIVTNLPGSSSSFPWTPTSADTTTQGRIRVTATDTSVTPATGQDASNANFTIAEPGAPGTAPIDGCMIATAAFGSPLAAEVETLRAFRDRYLLPHAAGRWAVAAYYRVSPPLADVIRQHEALRVTTRGLLWPVVWWTHLALTWPVLAFAFAGGAVLAGGLGPYYLVRARSAGRARKTTR is encoded by the coding sequence TTGGAGCATCCCCACCGTACCGGTCTCGCCTTGGGCGCCCTGATCGGGCTGCTTCTGTCAGGTCCGGCCTGGGCGCAGACATTCTTCGAGATCACCCCCGCCGCCTCCTCGGCACAAGAACAACCCGCTATTGCTGCCCTCCCGAACCTCAACCAGTTCCTCGTCGTCTGGCAGGACTTTCAGGCCGGAACACTCTTCGACATCTCCGGCCAACTCGTGAACGGGGACGGGTCCCTTACCGGCTCAAAGATCACCATCTCGAACGCCGCGAACGACCAGCTCGCGCCGGCCGTGGCCTACAACTCCTCCACCAACCAGTTCCTGGTGGTGTGGCAGGAGCAGGACCCCCTGGCCGGGACGCTCTTAGATATCTCGGGCCAACTCGTGAACGCCGACGGCACCCTCAGCGGCACGAAGATTACGATCTCGAATACCGATAACGACCAGACGGCACCCGCCGTGACCTATAATTCCCAGACCAACCAGTTCCTCGTGGTGTGGCAGGAGCAGGACCCCGACGCCGGGACGGGCTTGGACATCTTTGGGCGGCTTGTCAACGCAGATGGCAGCCTCAGCACAGCGGAATTCACGATCTCGAACGCCGCCGGCGACCAGACCGTGCCCGCTGTCGCCTACAACTCCACGGCCAACCAGTTCCTCGTGGTGTGGCAGACATTCCAGGTGGGGGTCTCCCAGGGCCAGGACATTGCGGGGCGGCGCGTCGACGCCGGCGGCAACCTCCTCGGCAGCAGTGAGATCCCCATCTCCGCCGCCGCCGGCGACCAGACCGTGCCCGCTGTCGCCTACAACTCCACGGCCAACCAGTTCCTCGTGGTGTGGCAGACTTTCCAGGCCGGCACGCTCTCCGACATCTCGGGCCGGCTCGTCGATGCCAACGGCACCCTGAGCGGGACGAGCGAGATCACCATCTCGAACGCCACCAACAACCAGACCGCGCCCGCTGTCGGCCACAACGCCACCGCGAATCAGTTTCTGGTGGTCTGGGAAGACCTCAGTGCCGGTGGCCCCTTCTCCGACGTCTTCGCGCAACGGGTCGCTGCGGACGGGAACCTCTCCGGGGGCAATTTCGAGATCCGGAGTACGGATCCATCGAGCGATCGAGTTGCTCCACAGCTGTCTTTCAACGTCAACGCGAACGAGTTCGTCGTGGTATGGCAGGACGCACAGGGTGGGGCAACGACGGACATCGTCGGGCAGGTCACGGCGGGAGGCGGCACGGCCACCCCCCCCTCGGTAGTGGTGACTGCGCCAAACGGTAGCCAGACCCTGACGGTGGGTTTCTCGTTCAACATCACCTGGACTTCATCGGACCCGAGCGGCTTCATCGCGAGCCAGGAGATTCACCTGTCTACGGACGGCGGCCTCACCTTCCCCACCGTTATCGTGACAAATCTGCCAGGAAGCTCCAGCTCGTTCCCCTGGACACCGACCTCTGCGGACACAACGACCCAGGGGCGGATCCGGGTGACGGCCACAGACACCTCCGTGACACCTGCCACCGGGCAGGATGCCAGCAACGCCAACTTCACGATCGCCGAACCCGGGGCCCCCGGTACAGCACCGATAGACGGGTGCATGATCGCAACCGCCGCCTTCGGCTCGCCGTTGGCCGCCGAGGTGGAGACCCTGCGGGCCTTCCGCGACCGGTACCTCCTCCCGCACGCCGCGGGTCGCTGGGCCGTCGCCGCCTACTACCGCGTCAGCCCACCACTCGCCGATGTTATTCGCCAGCATGAGGCGCTCCGGGTGACCACCCGCGGCCTCCTCTGGCCGGTGGTCTGGTGGACACACCTGGCGCTGACCTGGCCGGTGCTCGCCTTCGCGTTCGCTGGGGGCGCGGTCCTCGCGGGCGGTCTCGGCCCGTACTACTTGGTGCGGGCCCGTTCGGCCGGCCGCGCGAGGAAGACAACGCGATGA
- a CDS encoding type II secretion system protein: MSTAAASRWGSTGSRTGSGEAGILYLALLFSIVLIGIATAVAAPVWRTLVQREKEEELLFRLNEFDRAITAYQAVHKRFPQKLEDLLEDKTQLATRRYLRRIYPDPMTGKADWVLEYQVDTAGVPSGIKDVRSRSTDVGFKRFRGKGERYRDW; the protein is encoded by the coding sequence ATGTCCACAGCGGCAGCGAGCAGGTGGGGCTCAACGGGCTCCCGTACCGGGAGTGGTGAGGCCGGGATCCTGTACCTGGCCCTCCTGTTCAGCATCGTCCTGATCGGCATCGCGACGGCGGTCGCCGCCCCCGTCTGGCGGACCCTGGTCCAGCGGGAGAAGGAGGAAGAGCTCCTCTTCCGCCTGAACGAGTTCGATCGCGCCATCACCGCCTACCAGGCGGTGCACAAGCGCTTCCCGCAAAAGCTGGAAGATCTGCTGGAGGATAAGACCCAGCTCGCGACCCGGCGCTACCTCCGGCGGATCTACCCGGACCCGATGACCGGGAAGGCGGACTGGGTGCTCGAGTACCAGGTGGATACGGCGGGGGTGCCCTCCGGGATCAAGGACGTGCGCAGTCGCAGCACGGATGTCGGGTTCAAGCGGTTCAGAGGGAAGGGCGAGCGGTACCGGGACTGGTAG